One genomic window of Nakamurella flava includes the following:
- a CDS encoding isoamylase early set domain-containing protein codes for MSVRISPSKSSAVKIQFVLSDAAYSGPVSAVGTFNDWTPGKHKLVKRSNGTRSVTIEVPAGEPVTFRYLGDGGVWFDDPDAHEITHEGSRLLV; via the coding sequence GTGAGCGTTCGTATTTCGCCCAGCAAGAGCTCGGCCGTCAAGATCCAGTTCGTCCTGTCCGACGCCGCGTATTCCGGACCGGTCTCGGCCGTCGGAACCTTCAACGACTGGACCCCCGGCAAGCACAAGCTGGTCAAGCGCAGCAACGGCACCCGCAGCGTGACCATCGAGGTGCCGGCCGGCGAACCCGTCACCTTCCGCTACCTCGGCGACGGCGGCGTGTGGTTCGACGACCCCGACGCCCACGAGATCACCCACGAGGGCTCGCGTCTGCTCGTCTGA
- a CDS encoding DoxX family protein, which produces MATATSVLFGPRTTTTVQDVVLLVGRVALGIVLIAHGAQKLFTNGIAGVTDGFTQMGIPAPGISAWFAALVEFGGGIALIAGILVPLVGVLVAVDMAGALIFVHAANGVFVSDGGYELVLVIGALGLVLAGTGAGAFSLDRALRGSGRR; this is translated from the coding sequence ATGGCCACTGCCACGTCCGTCCTGTTCGGCCCGCGCACCACGACCACCGTCCAGGATGTCGTCCTGCTGGTCGGCCGCGTGGCCCTCGGCATCGTCCTCATCGCCCACGGGGCGCAGAAGCTCTTCACCAACGGAATCGCCGGGGTGACCGACGGATTCACGCAGATGGGTATCCCGGCCCCCGGCATCAGCGCGTGGTTCGCCGCGCTCGTCGAGTTCGGCGGCGGCATCGCTCTCATCGCCGGAATCCTCGTTCCCCTGGTCGGGGTGCTGGTGGCCGTCGACATGGCCGGCGCGCTGATCTTCGTGCACGCCGCCAACGGCGTCTTCGTCTCCGACGGCGGCTACGAACTGGTCCTGGTCATCGGCGCCCTCGGCCTGGTCCTGGCCGGCACCGGAGCGGGCGCGTTCTCGCTCGACCGCGCGCTGCGAGGTTCCGGCCGCCGCTGA
- a CDS encoding DNA-3-methyladenine glycosylase, protein MTGDPVSATTTDADRNPGPPLDRAFFAREVTLVAPDLLGRIVVADGPQGPVGVRLTEVEAYAGSDDPASHAYRGRTSRTAVMFGPPGHLYTYFVYGMHWCANVVTGPDGHASAVLLRAGEVVSGLELARLRRPTARRDDHLARGPAGFAAVLGWARDDNGLDLCAPPRDATRGARFHEGRPPASADVSAGPRVGVGRAADVPWRFWISGAPSVSAFRSGTRASRRTNGVPLTGEVAPDQGPRAGKPGGPSWQDGPRDRPAP, encoded by the coding sequence GTGACGGGCGACCCGGTCAGCGCGACGACCACGGATGCCGACCGGAACCCCGGCCCCCCGCTCGACCGCGCGTTCTTCGCCCGTGAGGTCACGCTGGTCGCTCCTGACCTACTCGGACGGATCGTGGTCGCCGACGGACCGCAGGGTCCGGTGGGGGTGCGCCTGACCGAGGTGGAGGCCTACGCGGGTTCGGACGATCCCGCCTCCCACGCGTACCGGGGGCGGACCAGCCGGACCGCGGTGATGTTCGGACCGCCAGGTCACCTCTACACGTACTTCGTCTACGGGATGCACTGGTGCGCGAACGTGGTCACCGGGCCGGACGGCCACGCATCGGCGGTCCTGTTGCGGGCGGGCGAGGTGGTGTCCGGTCTCGAGCTGGCCCGCCTCCGGCGGCCGACGGCCCGGCGGGACGACCACCTGGCGCGGGGGCCGGCCGGGTTCGCGGCGGTGTTGGGGTGGGCCCGGGACGACAACGGCCTGGACCTGTGCGCGCCACCGCGCGACGCGACGCGGGGAGCCCGCTTCCACGAGGGACGTCCACCGGCCTCGGCGGACGTCTCGGCCGGGCCCCGGGTCGGCGTCGGCCGGGCGGCCGACGTGCCGTGGCGGTTCTGGATCAGCGGGGCCCCGTCGGTCTCGGCGTTCCGGTCGGGGACCCGCGCCTCCCGACGGACGAACGGCGTGCCCCTCACCGGTGAAGTCGCGCCGGACCAGGGCCCGCGGGCGGGAAAACCCGGTGGCCCCTCCTGGCAGGATGGCCCGCGTGACCGACCAGCTCCCTGA